Genomic segment of Poecile atricapillus isolate bPoeAtr1 chromosome 25, bPoeAtr1.hap1, whole genome shotgun sequence:
ggggagcctgggcagtgccccacCACTCTCTTCTCTTAATAGCCAACCTATATCTTCCCTGGTATAGCCCCAGCCATTGCTTCCCTTTGTTTCCCTGGTCATCAAAGAGATCAGGGCTGCCCCTCAGGAGGAAGTTGTAGATTGTATTTAACCTGGTGCTCTCCAGAGTTTGGGGCTTTCCAGCTGGCTCAGAGCATAGGGACACCCTGCAGGCAGCCGCTTCCTGTGGTTCCCCTCTGGTGCTATTCCTCGGAATCTGCATGGTGGGAGTTAACCATCCTGCCCTAATGGTCCCCTCATAAATAAGGAATGTTAATAAACACTTTCTATTCCTGAAGGCCCAGCAGATCGGAAGAGAATAATCAAGGAAGCTATTTCCACTTTCTGTTACTTGTTAGTCATCTCTCGTGAGACAGAGGGGAAAGTTTGGCTGGGGGTGTCAGCAGATATGGTGCTGTGCTCCACATCTCTTTTTCTGTCAAGCAGCTTCTCCTTTCTGACGTGAGTACGTTTCCCTAAAACAAAGGGGCTTAAGGTTTATGTGGCAATCAGTTCCCTCTTGGGCCTTCCAGTGCTGCACAGCCCATATCAGTCCCCACAGGTACTCAGCATTTTAAAGGGAGTGAGGGTGCTGGTGTCAGGTGTTCAGCAGGTGGCAGAGGGGAGTTTCACCATCTGAAGTGGCATCTTTTCTCAATCCCAACTCTGTCCAAAGAGCCCATGGGATGTGGCACGTTGCAAAGAGCTTGGAATCCAGGCCCTGTGGCCGCTGGCCCTGCAGGTAAGAAAGGTCTGTAAACAGCCAAGAGTTACCTGCCAGACCTGCTGGGTTCAGCTGGCAGAGATGTctttccagccccagggatctctgctgagctcctgccacagctcagCAGAGATCAGATTTGCAGGGCATAGTGCAGAAAGCATctctcccaaaaaaaaaccagccccTGCCAAGAACTAACAGGATGTGATAGGAGGCAGtgaggaggaggctggagcaggcagcCAAGCACCCTTCCCACTCAGTCTGGAGAGCAGATGGAGCAAACTAAGAGCTCTCTACCTCAGTCAACCTCCTCTTCTAGGCTGAGCTGGCTCCTCGTGTCCTGGCTGGCTCCCACAAGGATTCCTGACTTGTAAAGAGATTTTAGTGGCCTTGTGCTGGAGGCAGACAGAGATAGTCACCCACTCCTCAGATGGGTACCAGTCTCTGGGGACAACAGCTCTGCTCGGGCAGGACAGCTGGACTGCTGAGCTCTTGCCTGGTGGAGCCCAGTGggctgggaaggcagcaggTGAAGCAGAGGTTTACTGGGGAGGGTCCTACACTGTAGGGAATGTTCAGTGCTGGCAGCCTCCCGGAGAAGCTCCCTCCACAACACTCCCACTTTGGGTCACTGCTGTGACTGTCTGTGAGCACAGAGCTCGGAGCTCCAAGGCAGCTCCAGCATACTGTGTGCAGCAAAcggagggaagggagggacgTTCCTGCTGGCAAGTGTGtcagtgcagggctggagctgattGCTCACAGGCACTCCCTAGCCCTGATCACTGTTCGAGATCTTCACTCTCTGGGGCTTCTCTTTATGCAAGACACAGGCACAAAGCAGGTAAAGGCTACCACGGCTGGGGCTCTGTGCCAGCCATGTCCTTTGCCAGGCTGATGTGACCCCAGgccagtgctgcagcaggagtCCTGCCTGCCCCTGTTTTCCCTGGCTCTGTGGTGCCTACAGGAAGCCTGGGAGCACAGTCTCCTCCacccctgctctgtgcagcactGCCACAAAGCCCAGGGGCTTCAGATCTGGGCCGTGCTACATTTAGCATCTGTGGGGCCTCGCTGGGCTCCCGAGGGCCATTCTGTCCCTCCAATCAAGGGCACAGCTCTTCTGCAGCCTCCCTTCCTTGTCCCTCAAAGATGGGGTGGGAAGGGCCTGGGTTTGGCTTAGTGCAGTGAGGAGCAAACCCTTTGCAACcctcctgtctctggggcaAGGGCTGAGCTGTGAGGCAGGTGAGCATCAGTCACTCCTTGGGCTGTGATCTCTGCAGCTCCACCACTGATTCCCAGATTCTCTCCCCTACTCCTCCATGTTGCAACTCCCCAGCCCTAATGGTCTTGGGAAGGGTGTCGGGGTctgtgcacagcacagctgcccccagGTCCTGTTGCCCGTGTCCTTACATCACCTCCCCCCAGCAATTGGCAGTGTGGGAGGGAATGGCTGCTGTGTGGGTATTGTTTTGAGCAGGACCCAGGGTGTGCTGCTGTGCAGTGATTCACGAGCAGGGAGAGACTCTCCAATTCCTGTGTTTGGGATAGGCTGAGGGCAGGGCAGAGATGTTCCTCTTGGGAAGGATGTGCATCCACCTTTCTCATAGAAGAGtgtctcctgcagcaggatgtCCTTGGGCAAGGCCAGGTTTTAATTGCTGCAGCATCACCAGACACCCGAGTCATGGTGCCCCTCAGAGCTTCTGCTCCCAGCCTGCCTCCTGCAGCTACTGAGTTATTGGGAGCAGTGAAtttccccccagggacccccacaTGTCCTGGCTTTCTCTCCAGAGAGGATCCAGGGGCAGTTTGGCTGCTCTGAgctcccagaggagctgtctgtgccctgcctctgcctgctggtctgtctgtcctgcctcatcctctccctcctgctggtgtctgtgctgctgtgctgcactgtgcCCGTCTGGCTGCCTCCTTGTCCCTCTTGCTGTCTGTCTCCCTGACTGACACCTGCCACTGCAAACACCGCCTGCCCCCTCTCCACCGCTCTGCCACTATTAGCTTgtctcctccctttcctctgGCTGCTGTCTGGAGGCCTCTGCATTAGGTGTCACTTGGGTGCTTTTTTCTGGTTTATGGATAGCAGCCAGGCTGCAATCTGCAGCAAAAGGACTATCCAGTCTTTTGCAAGGAGCCTCCTGCAAATACCTAGGCAGGACAgtggctgccagcactgcccagaaACTGCACACTCACGCCTGCCTCCACAGCACCACAGCCAGAGACTGAAAGGAAGCCCAAAATCTCTTGCAATAGGACTTGAGTCACTGCATGCCTCTAAAAGCCAGTCATTGGGCCTTGAATTCCCTGGTTCCCTGTGCGATAGATGGGGTTGAGGCTGGGGATGTGGAGGACACACAGCTTGTGGAGATGCGATGCTAAATGTGAAAAGGCcccttgtgtgtgtgtggttacATGTGCTGCGCCACATCACAGCTGTGTTTGGACTGAGACCTTGTGCTTGCAGTTTCTCCCCCTGACAACATTGCAGCTTGCCTCGTGTCTGTGTCTTTGCCTTGCATTCGTCTGCTCCCAGTGCCGGTATCTCTCCCTGttttgctgtgcctctgttcccATCCACAGCCAGCCGTGCCAGCCTGAGACAGCAGTGTGGTGTGTCATTGTGCTGCCACAAGGGTCAGACCTTTGCCCTCCTCATGGCAGCACACTGGCTGCACACCCAGGCCACCACAGGGCCCCCGGCCAGCTTGGGGGGCTGTCCCCATTCGGGCCAGCACACCTGCAGCCAGAGCCAAGCTTCTGTAGAATTAGCAAAACCCCCTGCACAGCCAGCTTGCAAAACCTCAGCACTCGAGTGTCACCTGGTTTCGAGTTCTGCTGGAGCAGAACATGACTTTTATATCAACTTTCCCAGCGTCAGCCCTttcagcagagcccagccaggggtgtgggaggaggtgagggcagggcaggcaTCCTTTCTGTCTCTGTGCCTTCCTGGGATACCTCTGGACCCGAACTCCCAGGGAAAATAGCACCCTAATGCTGCCCTCCCTCTGCTGTCATGACCTTGccaaagagcaggaaagaggTCTTGTCCCAGGCTGTTTTCTGGATCCAAAGCTATTTTGCCTGTGCAGAAGCAGCTCTGCTTATCTCCTTCCCAAAGGTGCTGATAGGAGCCTGTGGGGAGCAAAACCTTGGTTTGTCCTCATTGCCACCAGACCTGGCCCTCAAACTGAAGGTCTGTGTCCAGTGACATCACGGACAGAGCCTGGAGGTGTGACACTTGGGGCCATGGCTTAgtggtggatttggcagtgctgggttagcAGTTGGGCTCAatggtctttaaggtctttCCCAAATAAAGTGATTGTGTGGTTCTTTAATTCAGCTGAATGTCCTGCCATTCCCACAATGATTTCCCACACGTGTCACACAGGCCTTTGGTGACTTGGTGCAGAGTGGCCTCTTCGAGCACCCGAGCTGAACTCATTTGGTGGCAGGGTATGATAGCTGCCCCCATCCTCAGCAAAGCCCACGCCAagctcccttttccccttcccgACCATCCTCCTTTCCCAGCAAAACACCTCCCACGCTGCCGGGGAGGATGAGGGCTGGCAGCTCTTCCGCAAAATGATGTTCCCATGGCAATGGGGATGTGTCGCCCTTCCTGGGGAACATAAGGGAGGCGAACGGCACCTTCCGCATCAGTGCGCGCCCCTTGTCCGGGGCGGGGGCGTCCGAGTCCCGCAGAGGCAGGGCCCCCCCGCACCGCCCCCCGCCGCAGGGCCGGGGGCCGAGCCTCAGTGACGCCTCCCGGTCCCCATTCGCTGGGTCCgcccgcccagccctgcccagactGCGGGAGCGCCGCGCCCACAGCCCGCCGGGCAGCCCCGGACAGCGCCGGCAGCCCCGCAGGCAGCGGGCAGCACCGGACAGCGCCCGCAGGTAGGCACCGAGCGCCCCGCAGCGCCCCGCACGCTGCCGGGCCGGGAGCAGCCGCCGGGCTCGGGGCACCGCGCGGGGCTGCGGGGAGGGTCCGCGCCGGGGGCACCGGGGGCATCTCGCTCCTCGCCCGGGGGATGCTCGGCCGGCCGGAGCGCGCTGGAGGAGGGAACGGGCTCAGCTTCTCGccccggtgccggtgccccccaccctgggctcggGACTGCGGCATTGCCGGGGGCGCGCACGCCCGTACCGCAGCCGCGCTCCCGCTCCGCGCTGCCGCAGGGGGGGAGCTCgcccacccccagccctcctgcccctctcGAGGGTCGCCCCATCGCTGTTCCCTGCGCgtccccctgcaccccctttgCTGGCAGCCACCCCCCGGCACAGCCAAGCTCCTGCGGCTTTGCGTTTCCCTCAGCCCACCAGCCTGGCTCCGCACGCCCCCGTCCCCGCAGCTCGTTTGTCACCCTGAGCCTGTCACGCTGGCGGGCACAGGGGGTAGGTACCGCCGTGGGGTGACCCCGAGCAGGCGGGGAACGCGCCAGGAACTCTGCCCTGTAAGAGCTGGAGCCCCTCGAATGCCACCGTCCTCCTGAGCCCTGTCCCTACGCCAAACCCCTGGGATCATGCGGGAGTTACCTGGcttgctctgctcccagcaccgCTGCCAGGAAAAGAGGGGTCCAAGGGCTAACAAGCCAGAGCCTAGAAAATCGGGGAGTTTGGGCACATAGATGGGAGGAAGACCCCCTCTCTGGGAGCTTCTTTGCACTGATTTTCTGGAGGAAAGCCAGGCTATGACCTAGATAGTGTCCCAGGACATTCAAAAAGGAGCAGGTTGGAGAAATGAcaaaggaagggacagggggacagttTCTAGGAATCCAGAGGTTCAAGCATTTACCCCATTGGCAACCTCTTGTTTGTcaaaatcaaacagaaattattttttccccctggccAAGGATTAGGGTTCTGGATAACGATTTTTCAGAGCTTCAGGGTGAGCAAATGGGTTTGGTATTTCCTCTTAGAATGTTAgatgaaaaaccaaaaaattactaaagagaaaaatgcagctGGCTGTGGTACaggcaattccttgctcttcCCTGGATGTTTTACCAAGCTCAGAGGGAGCAAACTGAGGGTCTCTTGTCccctctgccagcctggagtCATGAAGGGCTGGTTTATCAGCTCCCCCTCTTGGACCTGGCCCCACAAGGCCAGCCTGGAGGGCTGACTGCAGGTTTGGTGTGTCCTTCAGCCAGGCGGTTGCCTCGCTGCTCCCCCACCCTCCATTCCGCATGTCTGTGGCTGGATTCCCCACGAGGCTGCTTGGCCAGGCTGCAAACCCTTAATTGATTCCTTGTGGCTGCATTGGGCCAACGGGAATCAGCAGCCCTGGTGTTTGGATGGCACATCACGGGCCCCTTAcccacacacacagcctggagAGAGACAGGCACCGGGCAGGGACCCAGAAAGTGGATGCTGCCACCCAAACCCCTTCCACCCCGTGGCCAGGCAGGCTGAGCTCAGCTCCTGGAGGCTTCATGCCATCCTTTGGCGGTCTTGGCtccctgtccagctgctgtGTCCCTCTTCCTCGCTGCTCTTGGCCCCTTTCCCTCACTGCATCGCAATGACTCATCCTTGCTGAGCTCACCCGCTGGAGCTGCGGGAGGACTGGCAGGGCGGGCGCCCACCGGCCCCAAATGAGGGTCCCTCACCTGGCAGCCCCCTCACTGTGAGGCACAGACCTCTGGTCAAGGTGTGCAGGCACTGGGGGGCAGCCTGGCTTCACCTGTCCGAACCTTGGCTGGCCATGGGGATAAAGGGGGAGCAGGCAGGACGTGCAGGTCTTGCTGCGGGTCTGGCCACTCTCATTTAATGTCTGCTGGGGGATCTGCACCGGGAAAACCAAGTGTGGCTGGGGCATTGCCTGGGGATGTGCAAAGGTGATGCTGGGCAGACACACAGTGCCTGATTCCCCAGCTGGGTGCAGTGCCAGCCAGGCTCTGTGCAGTGAATCAGACCCTGGTGAGCAGGAGCAGACTCTAGAGCATCGTTTGTGCAAGAAGGGCAGCCTGCACCACCGAGTGCCCACATCCATGGGGCAGTGGCCTGGCtaactgcctctctctccccCTGCCCAGGTTCCCCTCTCAGAGACAGCCCCCACCGGGCACCTCAGCAGCGAGATGAATCCCACCGTGGGCATCGCTGTCATCCTGACAGGTACaaccctccctgctccctgctgggcccagagcagcctggaggCTGCACAGGCATCCCCAGAGCTCGCTGTTCCCTGTCCAAccccctcctgcctctcccagtcCTCCAGGCCGCCCACTGCCAGATGATCAAGGACCTGAGTGCCTGCCTGCTGGGCCAGAACCTGCGCGTGGACTGTCGCTATGAGAACAAAACCGACAACCCCCTGACCTACGAGTTCAGCATCACCAAGGACAACAGGAAGCACGTCATCCACAGCACCATCAGCGTCTCCGAGAACATCTACCGGAGCCGAGCCAACGTCACCATGCACAAGAACCTGGTGTGCCTCCACCTGCAGAGCTTCACCACCAGCGATGAGGGCATCTACATGTGCGAGCTGAAGGCCACCAATGACTACACCGGCAACCAGATAAGGAACATCACTGTTATCAAAGGTGAGACCTGGCCTCAGcccttcccacctgctcctTGGCTTGGCAGGGCCAGCAGAGAACACCACAACTCTCTGTGGTGTCCCCAGATCCTCCCTGATCTCCATGAATGTGTCCCGAGCCTTACACGCCCTTCAGGTGGGCTTCATCCCCCAGATGGGCTCACTCTACCCCATCTCACACTGCTTCTCCTGCCTCTCTTGGGTCCCACCTCAGGCACATTGCCTAGATATGCCCCCATAGAGAGGACAGTGGGCATCCTCCACACCTACATCCCACAGGAGCCCTTTGTCTCACCTGGTGTCACCACCTGTTGCCTCAGTCAGGCACAGGCAGGGTTATGCTGCTCAGAGTCCCAAAAAATCTTTGCTGCTACACACTGGGAGGGAAGCAGGCCAGGATGGGATGTGCTGCACTTCTTTGACAGAGGAAAAGCAAGAAGCTGTGTGCCAATACCAGGCACACAGGACTCCCAGCCTGAGCCCCATTCCCGAGGGATTTCATTgcctctcttctctccctccccatTCCTTCTCTTCACAGACAAACTGGAGAAATGTGCTGGCTTCAGCCTCTTGATCCAGAACACCTcatggctcctgctgctgctcctttccctgcctctccTGCAAGCCGTGGACTTCGTGTCCCTGTGAAAGGCGAAACACACACACAGCGCTCGCACACACTCGCACGCACACACCGAGCACCCCGGCCACCCCGCCTTCCTTGCAGCCCATGGAAAGAGAAGCTGAAGCGTCTGGAAGCCGTGAAACCTCTCTGTGTTATCTCTATTTAGCCGTATATCTAACGCTAACCACCGTCCCGTGCCGAGGCCCACCATCCCACGCACACACGCCCCGCTCCGAAGCATGGTGGCTCTGCTAGGCAGCGTTGTTGCTTCTCCCATCGCGCCTCCCCGCTCCGTAGGCTGGCTGGTTTGCttgtgctgggagcactggaggcCTCAGCCTCGCTTGTCCCATCCCTTTAACTCTTGGGGTTTGCCTGTTCTCAGCTGGGGAAAGACAGCTGGATTGGCAGGTAAGAGAGAGGGGTGATGTGAGAGCGTGCGGAGGGTGCCCGCGGTGGGCACTGTGCCCACGGCCCCTGGAGGTGACAGGGCTCTGCCACACAGGTGACTGATtcctcaccctgctcctctCACCCTGAGCTGCCAAGGCTGGGAGAGGGCACAAAATGACTCCTGGCTCAGTGAAGAAGGGAGCCATGGGATGCTGCTGGGCCtggcaggctgggaggagagaggGCAGCAGGTTTAGGAGACACCGTGAACACCCCCTGCCTCCTTAGGGCTCCTCTGGGGCTCTGGGATCGGGCTCAGTGCAAATATGCTTCGGCAACAAGTTTTTCCTAATCTGTTTCTTACAGCTGAGCTGGAGGTGAGGCCTCCTCCAGACACCATCTGGTACTTTGGGCTGCCCGAGCCAGAGATGCCActcgctgtccccagggaccAGCCCTTAGCTGTGACGAGAGAATTGCTGCCAGCACCAGTGGAGGCAAGCAGAGCCTCTCTGAGCTAGCCACAGGCCCCCTACCCTCCCCAGGGCCCTCAGAGCTG
This window contains:
- the THY1 gene encoding thy-1 membrane glycoprotein, which encodes MNPTVGIAVILTVLQAAHCQMIKDLSACLLGQNLRVDCRYENKTDNPLTYEFSITKDNRKHVIHSTISVSENIYRSRANVTMHKNLVCLHLQSFTTSDEGIYMCELKATNDYTGNQIRNITVIKDKLEKCAGFSLLIQNTSWLLLLLLSLPLLQAVDFVSL